The proteins below are encoded in one region of Rana temporaria chromosome 2, aRanTem1.1, whole genome shotgun sequence:
- the LOC120928499 gene encoding odorant receptor 131-2-like has protein sequence MVISNGIPPNITKVSAWDSINMEVLRTTITSSMFTCIFFFLLFMAAMLTIFFTNSVARETTRYILFIHMLINDAAYLCLALLLFVCFAYQVTFPVPVCYLIVTLSSTTIKVTPYNLAVMSLERYVAICFPLRHGEFCTVPRTFLAIALVWTICLIPNVADFIILCSSVNKRFFLLYAICSRSTFTIIPMQEVIRIFAYVLAFSLTGLVILFTYIRITLIALRIFSKKESASKAAKTMMLHAVQLMLCMSTFGYSIVELFTKDNLVLLPSINFCFFMCLPRFISIFIYGARDELFFGYLKRCFVRSASKIVPSSAT, from the coding sequence ATggtgatttccaacggtattccACCCAATATTACCAAAGTGTCCGCTTGGGATAGCATAAACATGGAGGTCCTAAGAACGACGATAACAAGTTCAATGTTTACCTGCATCTTCTTCTTCCTGCTCTTTATGGCAGCCATGTTAACCATCTTCTTCACCAATTCAGTTGCCCGAGAAACAACTCGCTACATCCTTTTTATCCACATGCTCATTAATGACGCGGCCTACCTATGCCTTGCCCTTCTTCTTTTTGTCTGTTTTGCCTATCAAGTTACCTTCCCTGTCCCCGTCTGTTACCTTATCGTCACTCTATCCTCGACCACCATCAAGGTCACGCCGTATAATCTGGCGGTGATGTCCTTGGAAAGATACGTTGCCATATGTTTCCCCCTAAGACACGGAGAGTTTTGCACCGTTCCAAGAACGTTCCTTGCCATTGCATTGGTATGGACGATATGTCTGATTCCTAACgttgctgattttattattctGTGCTCCTCTGttaacaaaagattttttttactttatgcgaTATGCTCCCGGTCAACTTTTACCATCATCCCCATGCAGGAAGTAATAAGGATTTTTGCCTACGTCTTGgcgttttccctcacggggctgGTGATCCTCTTTACTTACATCAGAATCACCCTGATTGCGTTGAGGATCTTCTCAAAAAAGGAATCAGCCTCCAAGGCTGCGAAAACCATGATGCTTCATGCTGTTCAGcttatgttgtgcatgtcaacCTTTGGCTACAGCATTGTAGAATTATTCACCAAGGATAATTTAGTTCTTTTACCCTCTATTAATTTCTGTTTTTTCATGTGCCTTCCAAGATTCATCAGTATATTTATCTACGGTGCACGGGATGAACTGTTCTTTGGCTACTTAAAGAGATGTTTCGTCCGCAGTGCTTCCAAAATTGTCCCAAGCTCAGCAACATGA